A region from the Pelotomaculum isophthalicicum JI genome encodes:
- a CDS encoding ferritin-like domain-containing protein: protein MTSQIQLEQVINGLNLDLSWEYAAMIQYIQHTPVCSRAPEYTAVIDELLEHAQEEHEHAVVLSDLIQYLGGIPTVEVANRLTSLNNVEMLRQDLQVEYDAIRRYLQRIEQLEALQLYDSAQKIRNIAVVEQEHAIDLEKALGIQKVQSGTVYPFSHNP from the coding sequence ATGACCAGTCAAATACAACTGGAACAAGTAATCAACGGTTTAAACCTGGACCTGTCCTGGGAGTATGCAGCCATGATCCAGTACATCCAGCACACTCCAGTATGCTCACGGGCCCCTGAGTATACAGCCGTCATTGATGAATTGCTGGAACATGCCCAGGAAGAACATGAACACGCTGTGGTCTTAAGCGACCTGATTCAGTACCTCGGCGGCATCCCTACCGTGGAAGTGGCCAACAGGCTTACATCCCTGAATAATGTGGAAATGCTTCGCCAGGACCTGCAAGTCGAGTACGATGCCATTCGCCGTTATCTACAGCGCATTGAACAACTGGAAGCGCTTCAACTCTACGACTCGGCCCAAAAGATTCGAAATATTGCGGTGGTGGAGCAGGAGCACGCCATTGACCTGGAAAAAGCCCTGGGCATCCAAAAAGTGCAGTCGGGCACAGTATATCCATTTTCCCATAACCCTTAA
- a CDS encoding STAS domain-containing protein — MQIRKRKTLENVILDLSGELDFSNVDELKNQVLAEQDGGKITINMAAVDFIDSSGVGILLHLARELSEQNRVFEVINIPESIRESMALIGFFQVIEAIQVNGS, encoded by the coding sequence ATGCAAATAAGAAAAAGGAAAACCCTGGAAAACGTTATTTTGGATCTGAGCGGGGAGTTGGATTTCAGCAACGTCGATGAACTAAAAAACCAGGTCCTTGCAGAGCAGGACGGGGGAAAGATCACTATAAATATGGCGGCAGTAGATTTTATCGATTCTTCAGGGGTAGGAATACTTCTTCATCTGGCCCGGGAGCTTTCCGAGCAGAACCGGGTTTTTGAAGTTATCAATATTCCGGAAAGCATCCGGGAAAGTATGGCGCTTATCGGTTTTTTTCAGGTTATAGAAGCAATACAGGTGAACGGATCCTAG
- a CDS encoding FapA family protein: MQEVVVQGATVQDALKQAMHLLGAKQCEIQIQVLNPGSSEVACLGRRPAVVRAWKKKESEKPSEGDFQSITASDHEEQTGPLANPESLAVTAERSISLARVEYGEIILEYSKGEPYPVVVPCPGINLWVNGNRRTEPVALTKEDVIRLEAVNEEREGGWHLQVSEDGMSAVLHVRPKLRITREIVDLPPSNHLHIEVKEKIEKLPPVSLEEIIQELNKQGIIFGIDWEACARAAASCHEEEVIIARGRPPERGQDARIEFFFSLNEKVPVISGDAGRIDYRERFAFTSVDAGTILARKYPGGPGVPGATVKGGVTAPPPPQDVVLKAGRGVALVNNGLEAVALDTGRPLLLQNKNLSEITIYPGLVHSGDVDLSSGNIAFKGDVLIGGNVNERMNVEALGDVRVAGHVAQAMIQASGSILVQGNVLSSILVAGGENAFIQDLAPLIDNIHKQLQLLLRAINQLQGNQAFKTGDLKGGIGPLLKLLLEIKFKNLPQMVKLLKDLSRNLPEQLSGEKLIVLVRSLEHAFISAPLSIRDCKELHAMKHGVGDLIDRLTSISGQKSDILLKHALNSDIRATGSVKVVGTGCYNTRIVAGGTVEVERTFRGGEIQAGGNVYVGELGARSGIRARIKVPWERKISLGHVHENVIVQVGDRQFRFDREEYGIIMRLDKEGNLINRTH; encoded by the coding sequence ATGCAAGAAGTTGTGGTTCAAGGGGCAACTGTTCAGGACGCACTGAAGCAGGCAATGCATTTGCTTGGTGCAAAGCAGTGCGAGATTCAAATACAGGTGCTTAATCCCGGAAGTTCCGAAGTAGCGTGTCTTGGCAGGCGTCCCGCGGTTGTTAGGGCGTGGAAAAAGAAGGAATCAGAAAAGCCTTCGGAAGGCGATTTCCAGTCTATCACGGCGTCAGATCACGAAGAGCAAACCGGCCCACTGGCAAATCCTGAATCATTGGCTGTAACTGCCGAAAGGTCTATATCCCTTGCAAGGGTGGAATACGGCGAGATAATATTAGAATATTCTAAGGGGGAGCCTTACCCTGTTGTGGTTCCCTGTCCAGGAATAAATTTATGGGTTAACGGAAACCGGCGCACTGAGCCGGTTGCGTTGACAAAAGAGGATGTTATCCGGCTTGAAGCCGTCAATGAAGAACGAGAGGGCGGCTGGCACTTGCAGGTTTCGGAGGACGGCATGAGTGCAGTTCTGCACGTCCGACCGAAGTTACGTATTACCCGTGAAATTGTTGATCTCCCTCCGTCAAATCACTTGCATATTGAGGTAAAAGAAAAAATTGAGAAACTGCCGCCGGTAAGTTTGGAAGAAATTATACAGGAATTGAACAAGCAGGGGATCATTTTTGGCATCGACTGGGAGGCGTGTGCCCGGGCGGCCGCTTCCTGTCACGAGGAAGAAGTGATTATTGCCCGGGGGCGGCCTCCGGAACGGGGGCAAGATGCCCGTATAGAATTTTTTTTTAGCCTTAACGAGAAGGTACCTGTTATTAGCGGCGACGCAGGAAGGATAGATTACCGTGAACGATTTGCATTTACCTCGGTGGATGCGGGAACTATTTTAGCGCGAAAGTATCCAGGGGGACCGGGAGTGCCGGGTGCCACCGTAAAGGGTGGAGTTACTGCCCCCCCTCCCCCCCAAGATGTTGTTCTCAAGGCCGGTAGAGGGGTTGCCCTGGTTAATAACGGATTGGAAGCAGTGGCGTTAGATACCGGGCGCCCCCTGCTGCTGCAGAATAAAAATCTTTCTGAAATCACAATCTACCCCGGTTTGGTCCACTCCGGCGATGTCGACCTGTCTTCCGGGAATATAGCTTTCAAAGGAGATGTACTGATTGGCGGGAACGTTAATGAACGAATGAATGTGGAAGCGCTCGGCGATGTGCGGGTGGCTGGTCATGTGGCACAGGCGATGATCCAGGCTTCCGGTTCCATCCTGGTGCAGGGAAATGTGCTTTCTTCCATTTTGGTAGCCGGTGGAGAGAATGCGTTTATTCAGGACTTGGCACCTTTAATTGATAACATTCATAAACAATTACAGCTCTTGCTAAGGGCAATAAACCAGCTACAGGGTAATCAGGCATTTAAAACCGGCGACCTGAAAGGCGGTATCGGCCCCCTGTTAAAGTTATTATTGGAGATTAAATTCAAAAACTTGCCACAGATGGTCAAGTTGCTGAAAGATTTATCACGTAACTTGCCAGAGCAGTTAAGCGGGGAAAAACTGATTGTATTGGTGCGAAGTCTGGAGCACGCTTTCATTTCCGCGCCGTTATCCATCCGGGATTGTAAGGAACTGCATGCTATGAAGCACGGGGTGGGTGATTTAATAGACAGGTTAACGTCAATTTCGGGGCAAAAAAGTGATATTTTACTGAAACATGCTCTAAATTCCGACATACGGGCCACGGGCAGCGTGAAAGTCGTAGGAACGGGGTGCTATAATACCCGGATTGTTGCCGGCGGTACTGTGGAGGTGGAACGGACTTTTCGCGGCGGGGAAATTCAGGCCGGGGGCAATGTATATGTCGGCGAACTGGGTGCAAGGAGCGGAATTCGGGCCCGTATTAAGGTGCCATGGGAAAGAAAAATATCCCTTGGCCATGTACATGAAAATGTCATAGTCCAGGTAGGTGACCGCCAGTTCAGGTTTGACCGGGAAGAATATGGAATAATTATGAGGTTGGATAAAGAGGGCAATCTGATTAACAGAACTCATTAA
- a CDS encoding STAS domain-containing protein gives MLKSLLRIDENVRYVCLEGELDLEAVDVLIELTLSNCENEKSLVLDLGGVSFVDSTGIHCLLEIWRQWRQREKSVQLINVQEDVSEILRLVGLDEFFKVPGPHENGEVFWKVKKTR, from the coding sequence TTGCTTAAAAGCTTGCTCCGGATAGACGAAAACGTTCGCTATGTATGCCTCGAAGGGGAACTGGACCTGGAAGCCGTGGATGTACTGATTGAACTTACCCTGAGCAACTGCGAAAACGAAAAGTCCCTGGTTTTGGACTTGGGCGGTGTCAGCTTTGTTGATTCCACCGGCATCCATTGTTTGCTGGAAATATGGCGCCAATGGCGGCAGCGTGAGAAGTCTGTGCAGTTGATAAATGTGCAGGAGGATGTGAGTGAAATCCTCAGGCTGGTGGGGCTGGATGAGTTTTTTAAAGTGCCCGGCCCCCATGAGAACGGAGAAGTTTTTTGGAAGGTAAAAAAAACCAGGTGA
- a CDS encoding ATP-binding protein, with translation MQKCQICSQQYPDRPCQKCPDFIGGGEMRHELHQPIPVTLEAPDGLKYPAEILVLNPIELGLRTKAPLQGQYTIRLLDQLMLEVRPVVIRGKGDTHPFDIFVVQRAGETSSRLGGEVYRLLTSTTGQFIEEISQQMPDHLKELVRQRLMAEVEKSELINAMRLGRVLKYERGRFRHLSGQTDMDLPMEEVRSLMHEVVRLGNHRREVIISAEGGRVLDLHGIPFDYQSGGLLAFDITDIIEKERKIHRQQIQAYREAMAAVTGGRFNLVSREEAKNFIVKERILLHSYLKEPKDIALARLSLKKVLSAIPSSRHYHVLLCFSEALTNVLKHAVSGEWFAVQLDGRLRLVVKDDGPGIKLADLPKATLMQHYSTKNSLGCGFTLITHYADRLYLHTDAGGTMLAMEFDNSRSGNPPCSQPEKQ, from the coding sequence GTGCAGAAATGTCAAATTTGTAGCCAACAATATCCTGATCGCCCGTGTCAGAAGTGCCCGGACTTCATTGGCGGAGGGGAGATGCGCCATGAGTTGCACCAGCCGATACCCGTGACGCTGGAAGCGCCGGACGGCTTGAAATATCCAGCCGAAATTTTGGTTCTGAACCCGATCGAGCTGGGATTGAGGACAAAAGCACCCCTGCAGGGCCAGTATACCATCCGGTTGCTTGATCAACTGATGCTGGAAGTAAGGCCGGTGGTAATAAGGGGTAAAGGTGATACTCACCCTTTCGATATTTTTGTTGTTCAACGTGCGGGAGAGACCTCATCACGCCTGGGCGGAGAAGTCTACCGCCTGCTTACCAGCACCACCGGACAATTCATTGAAGAAATCAGCCAACAGATGCCCGACCATCTTAAGGAATTGGTGCGTCAACGTTTAATGGCGGAAGTGGAAAAGTCGGAACTAATCAATGCCATGCGTTTAGGCCGGGTGCTGAAATATGAGCGCGGCAGGTTTCGACATCTTTCCGGACAGACAGACATGGACTTGCCTATGGAAGAAGTACGATCCTTGATGCATGAGGTGGTCAGATTGGGTAACCATCGGAGAGAGGTTATCATCAGCGCCGAGGGCGGGCGAGTGTTGGATCTGCACGGCATTCCTTTTGATTATCAAAGCGGCGGCCTGCTGGCTTTCGATATAACCGACATTATCGAGAAGGAAAGAAAAATCCACCGCCAGCAAATACAGGCATACCGGGAAGCCATGGCGGCGGTAACCGGCGGACGTTTCAACCTGGTCAGCCGGGAGGAAGCGAAAAATTTTATTGTAAAAGAACGGATACTGCTGCATTCCTATCTCAAGGAGCCAAAGGACATAGCTTTAGCCCGGTTGTCGTTAAAGAAAGTGTTATCCGCCATCCCATCTTCCAGGCATTACCATGTCCTCCTCTGTTTTTCGGAAGCGCTTACTAATGTCCTGAAGCATGCCGTATCAGGCGAATGGTTCGCCGTTCAATTGGATGGAAGACTTCGGCTGGTGGTAAAAGACGATGGGCCGGGCATCAAACTTGCCGACTTACCCAAGGCAACCCTGATGCAGCACTATTCCACCAAGAATTCCCTGGGCTGCGGCTTTACCCTGATTACCCATTACGCAGATCGACTGTACCTGCACACAGATGCGGGCGGTACCATGCTGGCAATGGAATTCGACAATTCAAGGTCGGGAAATCCCCCTTGCAGCCAGCCGGAAAAACAGTAA
- a CDS encoding PP2C family protein-serine/threonine phosphatase → MEDQRLITGDDLNPEWRLKRVLNDLGTLINVDYTALVGISGESLTVLAEWRKSEDGESILLSLLQKDFNDYVRAVHDRGNSPHAPEAGAGNTTGCTWKSALTMAVPVPVEKGVLGVLVLGCKKPRRFSDLALKTISIVARVLGWALEDALRCRLARKNLEDVKSELVLAQKAQENLLPQYFPELEGIEITGRSIPARVVGGDYFDFLLLDGGRLVAVIGDVMGKGMAAAMLMFILRSTLRAILAEEKDLSRVLSRLNAIVGVDLRRAGAFATFCIIVYDPDLRQICCFNAGHHYPLCYQGGKAETLITNGIALGLQEKYDYKDSRKLALFSGEVVLLYTDGVVEARNQHGEKFGLARLKEVLQLNAGRNAAGIREAVIEAVSRFARGTSQKDDITLAVIKVR, encoded by the coding sequence ATGGAGGACCAGCGACTAATAACCGGGGATGATTTGAACCCGGAATGGCGGCTAAAAAGGGTATTGAATGATCTTGGGACTCTAATCAATGTCGATTATACTGCCTTAGTGGGTATCAGCGGAGAATCGCTTACTGTGCTGGCAGAATGGCGCAAAAGTGAAGATGGAGAATCCATCCTCCTTTCGCTTCTGCAAAAAGATTTTAACGACTATGTCCGCGCAGTGCATGACCGGGGTAATAGCCCTCATGCTCCGGAGGCTGGAGCGGGTAATACAACCGGCTGCACCTGGAAAAGCGCTCTTACCATGGCAGTGCCTGTGCCGGTGGAGAAAGGAGTTCTGGGCGTACTAGTACTGGGGTGCAAAAAGCCGCGCCGGTTTTCTGACTTAGCCCTTAAAACAATATCTATAGTTGCCCGCGTCCTGGGTTGGGCGCTGGAAGATGCCCTGCGGTGCAGGCTGGCGCGGAAAAACCTGGAGGACGTAAAGTCCGAACTGGTCCTGGCCCAAAAAGCACAAGAAAACCTTTTGCCGCAGTATTTTCCCGAGTTGGAAGGGATAGAGATAACCGGCCGGAGTATACCCGCCCGGGTTGTAGGGGGCGACTACTTTGACTTTCTGCTCCTGGACGGGGGACGGTTGGTAGCGGTAATCGGGGATGTTATGGGCAAAGGTATGGCGGCCGCCATGTTGATGTTTATACTGCGCAGCACTCTACGGGCTATTCTTGCCGAAGAAAAGGACCTATCCAGGGTTTTGTCGCGGTTGAATGCCATTGTAGGGGTAGACCTCCGCCGGGCCGGGGCTTTTGCCACTTTTTGCATCATTGTATATGATCCGGACTTGCGCCAGATCTGCTGTTTCAATGCAGGGCATCATTACCCTTTATGCTACCAGGGTGGGAAGGCGGAAACATTAATAACCAATGGAATTGCCCTGGGGCTTCAAGAAAAATATGATTACAAAGATTCCCGGAAGCTCGCCCTATTCTCAGGAGAGGTAGTTCTTCTTTATACCGACGGGGTAGTGGAAGCCCGTAACCAGCACGGCGAAAAATTTGGGCTCGCCAGGCTGAAAGAGGTATTACAGTTAAATGCAGGCCGCAACGCTGCCGGAATCCGGGAGGCTGTTATAGAGGCGGTTTCGCGATTTGCCAGGGGCACATCCCAAAAAGATGACATTACCCTCGCTGTTATAAAAGTAAGGTAG
- a CDS encoding HD-GYP domain-containing protein, translating into MKLTFIRVAETLLKVIEARDASCAAHSRKVALLAKIISGEMGMTLKMQEYLYLAGLFHDIGKVGIKDSYLSKPGKLSPAEWVEIKKHPVIGCEIIKTIPGSQDISLMVLYHHERYDGKGYPAGLQGEAIPLGARILAVVDAFDAMVADRIYRPKLEREAAIAELMRCSGSHFDPSVVEVFCRVLPGIKV; encoded by the coding sequence TTGAAGTTGACGTTTATTCGTGTTGCCGAAACCTTACTCAAGGTAATCGAAGCACGCGACGCAAGTTGTGCGGCTCACTCACGAAAGGTCGCGCTACTCGCCAAAATTATCTCCGGGGAAATGGGCATGACTTTAAAAATGCAAGAATACCTATACTTGGCCGGCTTGTTCCACGACATTGGCAAGGTCGGAATAAAGGACTCATATCTGTCAAAGCCGGGAAAGTTAAGCCCTGCCGAATGGGTTGAAATAAAAAAGCATCCGGTTATTGGCTGCGAGATAATCAAGACGATCCCGGGTTCGCAAGATATCAGCCTGATGGTGCTTTATCACCATGAACGGTACGACGGGAAGGGTTATCCTGCTGGTTTGCAAGGTGAAGCCATCCCCCTGGGAGCACGTATTTTAGCCGTGGTGGACGCATTCGATGCGATGGTTGCAGATCGGATTTACCGCCCGAAGCTGGAGCGGGAGGCAGCTATTGCTGAACTAATGCGTTGCTCCGGAAGTCATTTCGATCCGTCCGTCGTGGAAGTATTTTGCCGGGTCTTACCTGGAATAAAAGTGTAG
- a CDS encoding helix-turn-helix domain-containing protein translates to MVGIAQSEITKIQRLVGPVEQEQLIHVDCFAGENVGVFMPVTGPCYYAVSPRHTHPSYMFTIAFNDRTALKIGEDTIQSPQGKILALSPGIPHHEVHSGQHPGYVAILIEKEFFQEQLLAYPVTQNIVFRGAVYECLPALLSRLKEFMIEIDNKMPGSEIIVKALSVELCHLIIRSIFNINCKRDRIKYRFEIDKTIDYMHSNLWRKISVERLAGIANMSPSYYARIFKRETGLTPINYLNNISYAVTGKQHQFHNNKNGCEGQNFSMNLENRSPVVSK, encoded by the coding sequence ATGGTTGGTATAGCGCAATCTGAGATAACAAAAATTCAACGTTTGGTCGGGCCGGTTGAACAGGAACAGCTAATTCATGTGGATTGTTTTGCCGGTGAGAATGTCGGTGTGTTTATGCCGGTAACCGGGCCTTGTTATTACGCGGTTTCGCCCCGGCATACACATCCTTCTTACATGTTCACAATTGCTTTTAATGACAGGACTGCTCTAAAGATAGGTGAAGATACAATTCAGTCCCCGCAGGGGAAAATTTTAGCGCTGTCACCGGGCATCCCTCACCATGAGGTGCATTCCGGTCAACACCCGGGATATGTGGCAATTCTTATTGAAAAAGAGTTTTTTCAAGAGCAGTTGCTGGCATACCCAGTCACTCAAAATATTGTTTTTCGCGGAGCTGTATATGAATGTTTGCCTGCTTTATTATCAAGACTTAAGGAATTCATGATTGAAATTGATAATAAGATGCCTGGTTCTGAAATTATCGTAAAGGCGCTCAGCGTTGAGTTGTGCCATTTAATCATTAGAAGCATATTTAATATTAATTGTAAAAGAGACCGGATAAAATACCGATTTGAAATAGACAAAACTATTGATTATATGCATTCTAATCTATGGCGAAAGATATCCGTTGAGCGGTTGGCGGGGATAGCCAACATGTCCCCGTCATATTATGCGAGAATTTTTAAAAGAGAGACCGGTCTGACTCCGATTAATTATTTAAATAACATAAGTTATGCAGTTACAGGAAAACAGCACCAATTCCATAACAACAAAAATGGTTGTGAAGGCCAAAATTTTTCGATGAACCTTGAAAACCGATCGCCAGTTGTGTCAAAATAG